TGCTTGGTATTTTTCACTTCCTCAATTGCATTACGATTTGCTTCTCCATTCTCTTCAATGTGACTAGCTTTTTGCTTATACAGGAAGTCTGCGGCATCCCACGGCTGACTCACCATTTGACCAAAAATAACGTAGAAAAGGTTTCCAACAAAGAAAATGACAgctgaaattatgaaaaccaCTTGCCACTCAGTACGATCATTCTATGAGaaagaaatcaatttgttaatttgtgcATATAATAAGTAGACACTTCTGACAATCTCACCTCATTTTTGACTATGACACCCACCACAAGTGGCGTTAAAATTGGTATAGAATTTCCACCAGTATTGACAATGCCCATTAGGATGCCCGCATGATTGGGCGATAGATCGATGGTGTTAAGGGCGCTGCCAATAGTCGAACCAGCATTGATACCCACACTCAGACACATAAGTACAATGGCCAAGGTCTTCTGGTCGCTGTCCAAAAAGCTTAGACCAATCAGAAAGATGGCTGGCAACCAAGAAGCCAacgaattaattaatttccgAATGCCTGTAATGGTCAATATGCCACGAGCTTGCAGGATATCCGCCATAATCACATAGACAAAGGCCAAAATCCATGAGCAGAGGTACGGCAGGGCAGAGTATAGAGCATTGCTTTTCATGTCCATTTGAAGCACTCCTTTCATGTAGGCGGGAATCTCGGCCTGCAGCGTGGAGTTACCCCACGATTGAGTGCAACGCACTAGGAACAGTGTCCACAGGGGCACCGAAGTGAGGATGGCCTTCCATGGCACAGGAATGTGACGTATTTCCTTGGCCTCgttcaatttgttgttctcATTCTTGGACGTTTCAATGTACTCCAGTTCATCTGCGCTAATCAATTTACACTGCCGCGGCGTATTGGCACCAAAGATCAGCCAGAAAATACACCACAGTACACCAATACCGCAAGAGACATAGAAGATTCCGGGCCACCCAACACTGGAGGCAGCAATCAATCCACTGGCAAACATGGACAACAATGTTCCAAAATCGATACCTGTGTTGGACAAGGCTCCCAACCGGTTGCGCTCCTTGGGTGGACACCAATTTGCCAGGTGAGTGTGGATAGAGGGAAATAGCATCCCCTGGAAGGCACCCATGCACCCGCGAATGGCGCAGAAGGACTGCCAACCACCCCACGGCACAAAGAAGGGCACCAAGATGGCCATCACAGCGGAGCCGAAAGTGGAAGCGAACATTGTTATTCTGGCACCGAAGCGACGACACAGCCAACCACCAAGGAATTGAGTGAGAATATAGCCCCAGAAGAAGCTGGACAAGATGTATGAGCGTTCCATTTCATTCCAGTCGTAGGTCTGATGCAAAGAACATTGAGTTAGCCGGAATGCAAGTAAAAtaaagtagtagtatatttacAGGAATATCATGATTGCT
This is a stretch of genomic DNA from Drosophila albomicans strain 15112-1751.03 chromosome 3, ASM965048v2, whole genome shotgun sequence. It encodes these proteins:
- the LOC117571243 gene encoding putative inorganic phosphate cotransporter, producing the protein MTAKNNKGPAFGQRHVQALLIFFAIVANYMGKFNASVAVVAMTNSDTSNHDIPTYDWNEMERSYILSSFFWGYILTQFLGGWLCRRFGARITMFASTFGSAVMAILVPFFVPWGGWQSFCAIRGCMGAFQGMLFPSIHTHLANWCPPKERNRLGALSNTGIDFGTLLSMFASGLIAASSVGWPGIFYVSCGIGVLWCIFWLIFGANTPRQCKLISADELEYIETSKNENNKLNEAKEIRHIPVPWKAILTSVPLWTLFLVRCTQSWGNSTLQAEIPAYMKGVLQMDMKSNALYSALPYLCSWILAFVYVIMADILQARGILTITGIRKLINSLASWLPAIFLIGLSFLDSDQKTLAIVLMCLSVGINAGSTIGSALNTIDLSPNHAGILMGIVNTGGNSIPILTPLVVGVIVKNENDRTEWQVVFIISAVIFFVGNLFYVIFGQMVSQPWDAADFLYKQKASHIEENGEANRNAIEEVKNTKQAEEKNLSDQKHIKT